One Ignavibacterium album JCM 16511 genomic region harbors:
- a CDS encoding nucleoside-diphosphate sugar epimerase has product MKTISILGCGWLGLPLAESLISDGYIVKGSTTSDLKLSLLLSKSIEAYKIRLNPQLIGEDAEKFFDCDVLILNIPPLRRDDIIEYHFLQIESIVKYLNNSHCRKVIFISSTSVYGNKNNEVDEDSKTLPDTLPGEALVIVENYLKKNEFFDTTIIRFGGLIGPNRNPAKFALTRTVIEYADTPLNLIHLDDCIGIIKNVLEKEIWNEVINGVCEYHPTRREFYSLSAEKLSLSEPEFKDGKEPYKIVKSKKINSLLNYQFKYSNPLDSL; this is encoded by the coding sequence ATGAAAACTATTAGTATTCTTGGTTGCGGTTGGCTCGGATTACCATTAGCAGAATCACTCATTAGTGATGGTTATATTGTTAAAGGTTCAACAACCTCTGATTTGAAATTATCTTTATTACTTAGCAAGTCTATTGAAGCATATAAAATCCGGCTTAATCCACAATTGATTGGTGAAGATGCAGAAAAATTTTTTGATTGCGATGTTTTGATTCTCAATATTCCTCCGCTGCGAAGAGATGACATAATTGAATATCATTTTCTTCAAATAGAATCTATTGTTAAATACTTAAATAATTCACATTGCAGAAAAGTTATTTTCATCAGTTCAACTTCAGTCTATGGAAACAAGAATAACGAAGTTGACGAAGACAGTAAAACTTTACCTGATACATTACCTGGCGAAGCGTTAGTTATTGTAGAAAACTATTTAAAGAAGAATGAATTTTTTGATACAACTATCATTCGTTTTGGCGGTTTGATTGGTCCAAACAGAAATCCTGCTAAGTTTGCTTTGACCAGAACTGTAATTGAATATGCAGATACACCATTAAATCTAATTCATCTTGATGATTGTATTGGAATAATAAAAAATGTTTTGGAAAAAGAAATTTGGAATGAAGTGATAAATGGCGTTTGTGAATATCATCCTACAAGAAGGGAATTTTATTCATTATCTGCAGAAAAACTTTCGCTTTCAGAACCTGAATTTAAAGATGGAAAAGAGCCTTACAAGATTGTCAAATCAAAGAAAATTAATTCACTATTAAATTATCAATTCAAATATTCAAACCCGTTGGACTCATTATGA
- a CDS encoding pyruvoyl-dependent arginine decarboxylase produces MYLPTKIFFTKGVGRHKEYLSSFELALRNAKIEICNLVSVSSIFPIGCKRISVEEGLKLITPGQITHCVMARNSTNEPNRLIAASIGVAIPADPNAYGYLSEHHPYGQTEKVAGEYAEDLAATMLATTLGVEFDADKDWSEREDIYKMSGKIVRTFNVTQSAEGDKNGLWTTVVAAGIFLP; encoded by the coding sequence TTGTATCTGCCGACAAAAATTTTTTTCACAAAAGGTGTTGGAAGACACAAAGAGTATTTAAGCTCTTTCGAATTGGCATTAAGGAATGCTAAGATCGAAATATGTAATCTCGTTTCCGTTAGCAGTATATTTCCAATTGGATGCAAAAGAATTTCAGTTGAAGAAGGATTGAAACTGATTACTCCAGGTCAGATTACACATTGTGTTATGGCTCGTAATTCAACAAATGAACCAAACAGACTTATCGCAGCTTCAATTGGTGTTGCAATTCCTGCAGATCCAAATGCTTATGGTTATCTATCTGAACATCACCCTTATGGACAAACTGAAAAAGTTGCTGGTGAGTATGCCGAAGATTTGGCTGCAACAATGCTTGCTACAACTTTGGGAGTTGAATTCGATGCTGATAAAGACTGGAGTGAACGGGAAGATATTTATAAAATGTCAGGTAAAATTGTTCGAACATTTAATGTTACCCAATCAGCTGAAGGTGATAAAAACGGTTTGTGGACTACAGTTGTAGCTGCCGGAATATTTTTACCTTAA
- a CDS encoding TerC family protein: protein MLSENIFWFIFSVIIAIMLMIDLYVTDHRREKISLKASLIWSGIWIITALLFNVFLYFYLENGHQKAIEFLTGYIIEKSLSVDNLFVFLMIFSVMNVKAEHQPHILKWGILGAIFFRIVFILAGVALINIFHPIIYIFGALLLYAAYKMAFGGDEKIDVENNWLIKIFVKYFKLKTDYDGRKFFVKENGKTYITTMFLTLLLIESSDIVFAVDSIPAIIAITHDTFIIISSNIFAILGLRALYFALAGLVDLFRYLKYGVALLLFYVGIKMLISDYYKIPTEISLVIIVTILTISILLSLIRKRKFSD, encoded by the coding sequence TTGTTATCTGAAAATATTTTCTGGTTTATTTTCTCCGTCATCATAGCTATTATGCTGATGATTGATCTTTATGTAACCGATCACAGACGAGAGAAAATATCCTTAAAAGCAAGTCTTATCTGGAGCGGTATTTGGATTATTACCGCTCTTCTTTTTAATGTTTTCCTCTACTTTTACCTTGAGAATGGGCATCAGAAAGCAATTGAATTCCTCACTGGTTACATAATCGAAAAATCTTTATCTGTAGATAATCTCTTCGTTTTTCTGATGATATTCAGCGTAATGAATGTTAAAGCTGAACATCAACCTCACATACTTAAATGGGGAATTTTAGGAGCAATTTTTTTTAGAATAGTTTTTATCCTTGCTGGTGTGGCTTTAATAAATATTTTCCATCCAATTATCTACATATTCGGAGCTTTGCTTCTTTATGCTGCATATAAAATGGCATTCGGAGGAGATGAAAAAATTGATGTAGAAAATAACTGGTTGATAAAAATTTTCGTAAAGTATTTCAAACTTAAAACTGATTATGACGGCAGAAAATTTTTTGTTAAAGAGAACGGCAAAACTTATATCACAACAATGTTCTTAACATTATTATTGATTGAATCATCTGATATTGTATTTGCTGTTGACTCAATTCCTGCAATCATTGCAATTACTCACGATACTTTTATAATTATTTCTTCAAACATTTTTGCGATACTTGGATTAAGGGCCTTGTATTTTGCTCTTGCCGGATTGGTGGATTTATTCAGGTATTTGAAATACGGCGTTGCGTTGCTGCTATTTTATGTGGGCATAAAAATGCTGATAAGTGATTACTACAAAATCCCAACTGAAATTTCTCTTGTTATCATCGTAACAATCCTGACAATTTCCATTCTGTTATCTTTAATCAGAAAAAGAAAATTTTCTGATTAG
- a CDS encoding MFS transporter, whose product MLEIQKKLTNIFYALLALPATAMGFALSIQISALSWILSTKYKLDIHDVGLVWAAGPIAGILGQVIIGIISDNVWFLNGRRRPFILIGGFLAAMMLLALPNIDVISSALGIDGILGVAIAVALTLDLAINISFNPTRSIIADVTPEGVERTKGYTWMQTISGTFGVLAYVIGAVWNNYVLIYFGVFLVLVLSIVPTLFIEEPRYLSKGANQQDKHETKASFGAILGYIEPLWGFLIYSIYAILMRVLNIHFENYYAEIICFVITIVFILKVLLQKSETKSAAEKGLIGFKKVLAAHSFTWVGIQTMFVYMFAYVQYKVFGYDANSVIPEDVSIQMGKVVTISFLIFNAVAAVLPVLVLEPMARKIGKVRTHFLSIASMAIAYAAMLFFGFSPLVIYIIMALLGIGWASTISLPFAIMSQQIDQTRMGLFMGLFNLSVVLPQLVASFGIGQAISAAQDKSLIFIISAVTLSISAILWMLVKEEKVHTETN is encoded by the coding sequence ATGCTTGAGATTCAAAAAAAATTAACCAATATATTTTATGCATTGCTTGCTTTACCAGCAACAGCGATGGGATTTGCCTTATCAATTCAGATCTCAGCATTAAGCTGGATACTTAGTACAAAATATAAACTTGATATTCACGATGTGGGATTAGTTTGGGCTGCCGGACCAATAGCAGGAATTCTTGGTCAGGTTATAATTGGAATTATAAGTGATAATGTTTGGTTTCTGAATGGAAGAAGAAGACCATTCATTTTAATTGGTGGATTTCTCGCTGCAATGATGCTTCTCGCTTTGCCGAATATTGATGTAATTTCATCTGCACTTGGAATTGATGGAATACTTGGAGTCGCAATTGCAGTTGCATTAACTCTTGATTTAGCAATCAATATAAGTTTCAATCCTACCCGTTCAATCATTGCTGATGTTACACCTGAAGGTGTAGAGAGAACCAAAGGTTATACATGGATGCAAACAATCTCCGGAACATTTGGCGTGCTGGCTTATGTAATCGGCGCAGTGTGGAATAATTATGTTTTAATTTATTTCGGAGTATTTCTGGTTCTTGTTCTCTCAATTGTTCCAACTCTTTTTATTGAAGAGCCAAGATATCTTTCAAAAGGTGCAAATCAACAAGATAAACACGAAACAAAAGCTTCGTTTGGAGCCATTCTTGGTTACATCGAACCGCTTTGGGGATTTTTGATTTATTCCATTTATGCAATTTTAATGCGTGTTCTCAACATCCATTTTGAAAATTATTATGCTGAAATAATTTGTTTTGTAATCACCATTGTTTTCATCCTGAAAGTTCTTCTCCAGAAATCAGAAACGAAGAGTGCTGCTGAAAAAGGATTAATTGGATTTAAAAAAGTTCTCGCTGCACATTCATTTACCTGGGTTGGAATTCAGACAATGTTTGTTTATATGTTCGCTTATGTTCAATACAAAGTCTTTGGCTATGATGCTAATTCTGTAATTCCTGAGGATGTTTCAATACAAATGGGAAAAGTTGTTACAATTTCATTTTTAATCTTCAATGCTGTTGCTGCAGTTCTTCCGGTTCTGGTACTTGAACCTATGGCAAGAAAGATCGGAAAAGTCCGAACACATTTTCTGAGCATTGCATCGATGGCTATTGCTTATGCTGCAATGCTTTTCTTTGGTTTTTCTCCTTTAGTTATTTACATCATTATGGCTTTGCTTGGAATCGGTTGGGCATCAACAATCAGTTTGCCTTTTGCAATTATGTCGCAACAAATTGATCAGACGAGAATGGGTTTGTTTATGGGTTTATTTAATCTTTCAGTTGTATTACCACAATTGGTTGCAAGTTTTGGAATTGGTCAGGCGATAAGTGCTGCACAAGATAAAAGTTTAATATTCATTATTAGTGCAGTAACTCTTTCAATATCTGCAATTCTATGGATGTTGGTAAAGGAAGAAAAAGTACACACCGAGACAAATTAA
- a CDS encoding alpha-amylase family glycosyl hydrolase, whose product MIKNIFIITFCSLSFLFAQKFDVQRIEPPNWWFGMKTDTVQILLYGKNVGSADIYPSHRGATVIDYHKAESPDYLFIDLLIDNSITDNLNFEIGLATNEYDTVITFPILQREKREKAFQGFNQSDVVYLIMADRFCDGNPDNNNIGDSLDEFTEKDLDGRKGGDIEGIISKLDYLTELGVSAIWITPMLENNMWMSYHGYAATDLFKVDPRFGSNELYKKLVDEAHKKDLKIIMDHVSNHIGINHWWIKDLPFKNWINGEPGNHLPANHNKMTFPDPYSPGESVVLTWNGWFTDYMPDLNQSNPFLKKYLIQNTIWWIEYLGIDGIREDTYPYVNQYYLSDWAKIILNEYPNFNIVGEIWTGEATFLAAYQRNNKFGLKLNSNLPSVTDFALADAFRDFLSGKKGLDGIFNILAMDYIYSEPENLLTFIDNHDIARGLYLANGNINKFKVALTILLTTRGIPKILYGTEIGIVGDDRHGTIRTPFPGGFKFSDHNAFSKCGRTDIENDIFNYTQKLISLRKNFKSLSEGNLIHYYPFNNLYVYFRNLNEETTMIVVNGSDKKQTIDFTSYSEMLSTKSKLIDLMNDYEIIFSNNSKMEIEPLSSKIFLIEK is encoded by the coding sequence ATGATCAAAAATATCTTTATAATAACCTTTTGCTCACTCTCGTTTTTATTTGCACAAAAATTTGATGTGCAAAGAATCGAACCACCAAATTGGTGGTTTGGAATGAAAACAGATACTGTTCAGATTTTATTATATGGGAAGAATGTTGGTAGTGCTGACATTTATCCATCTCATAGAGGAGCTACTGTAATTGATTATCACAAAGCTGAAAGTCCTGACTATCTTTTTATTGATTTGTTGATTGATAATTCAATCACTGATAACCTGAATTTTGAAATCGGCCTTGCAACAAATGAATACGATACAGTAATAACCTTTCCAATTCTTCAAAGAGAAAAAAGAGAGAAAGCTTTTCAGGGATTTAATCAAAGTGATGTTGTTTATTTAATTATGGCAGACCGGTTTTGTGATGGCAATCCCGATAACAACAATATAGGTGACAGTCTGGATGAATTTACAGAAAAAGATTTAGATGGAAGAAAAGGCGGAGACATAGAAGGAATAATTTCAAAACTGGATTATCTGACTGAGCTGGGTGTCTCTGCTATATGGATAACTCCAATGCTCGAAAACAATATGTGGATGAGTTATCACGGATATGCGGCAACAGATTTATTTAAAGTCGATCCGAGATTCGGTAGTAACGAATTATATAAAAAGCTTGTTGATGAAGCGCATAAAAAAGATTTGAAAATTATAATGGATCATGTTTCAAATCATATCGGAATAAATCACTGGTGGATTAAAGATTTACCATTTAAGAATTGGATAAATGGAGAGCCGGGAAATCATCTTCCGGCAAATCATAACAAAATGACTTTTCCTGATCCATATAGTCCTGGTGAATCAGTCGTATTAACCTGGAACGGATGGTTTACCGATTATATGCCTGATTTAAATCAAAGTAATCCTTTTTTAAAAAAATATCTTATACAAAACACTATTTGGTGGATAGAATATCTTGGTATTGATGGAATTCGTGAGGACACTTATCCTTATGTTAATCAATATTACTTATCTGATTGGGCAAAAATTATTTTGAATGAATATCCAAACTTTAATATCGTTGGAGAAATCTGGACCGGCGAAGCAACATTCCTTGCAGCATATCAGAGGAATAATAAATTCGGATTAAAGCTTAATTCTAATTTGCCTTCTGTTACTGATTTTGCCTTGGCAGATGCATTCCGAGATTTTTTATCAGGCAAGAAAGGATTAGATGGGATTTTCAACATTCTTGCGATGGATTACATTTATTCAGAACCCGAAAATCTTCTAACCTTTATTGATAACCACGATATTGCCCGTGGATTATATTTAGCAAACGGAAACATTAATAAGTTTAAAGTTGCGCTTACCATTCTTTTAACTACTCGTGGAATTCCAAAAATTCTTTACGGAACTGAAATCGGGATTGTTGGAGATGACAGGCACGGAACAATCCGAACACCATTTCCCGGAGGTTTTAAATTCAGCGACCACAATGCTTTTAGTAAATGTGGAAGAACTGATATTGAAAATGATATTTTCAATTATACTCAGAAACTAATTTCATTGCGTAAGAATTTTAAGTCGCTATCTGAAGGAAACCTCATACATTATTATCCCTTCAATAATCTTTATGTTTACTTCCGGAATCTGAATGAGGAAACCACAATGATTGTTGTCAACGGAAGTGATAAAAAACAAACAATAGATTTTACTTCATACAGCGAAATGCTTTCTACAAAAAGTAAACTAATTGATTTGATGAATGATTATGAAATAATATTTTCTAATAATTCTAAAATGGAAATTGAGCCATTGAGTTCTAAAATCTTTCTAATAGAAAAATAA
- a CDS encoding MFS transporter encodes MGKPRLSFWQIWNMSFGFLGIQFGFALQNANVSRIFETLGASIDSIPILWIAAPVTGLIVQPIIGHMSDKTWNRLGRRRPYFLVGAILASLALVIMPNSPALWFAAGMLWIMDASINISMEPFRAFVGDMLPSEQRTIGFSMQSFFIGTGAIIASALPYMMTNWFGISNTAPEGEIPASVKFSFYIGAAVFFLAVLWTVISTKEYSPEELKKFSEEDKSRKHHETSSRIDERIPHNRFIRLGIIWSLIGIIGSVILHFVLHENDYGLYVLFVGSVIFGALQIIAGMLTSKGKTEGGFVVILNDLYKMPKTMRQLAVVQFFSWFALFAMWIYTTPAVTHHIYGATDPTSELYNEGADWVGVLMSVYNGFAAVMAFVLVWLAKKTNRKTVHMISLIIGGIAFASFYVIKNPQLLLISELGIGLAWASILAMPYAILAGSLPPEKMGVYMGIFNFFIVIPQITAAAILGFFVREIFSGEAIYALLLGGISMIIAGLMVMFVDDID; translated from the coding sequence ATGGGCAAACCTCGTCTTTCCTTCTGGCAAATCTGGAATATGAGTTTCGGATTTCTCGGTATTCAATTCGGTTTCGCACTTCAAAACGCAAATGTCAGCAGAATATTCGAAACACTTGGTGCAAGTATAGATTCAATTCCTATACTCTGGATTGCTGCACCGGTAACCGGATTGATTGTTCAACCAATTATCGGGCATATGAGTGATAAAACCTGGAACAGACTTGGAAGAAGAAGACCATATTTTTTAGTCGGTGCTATTCTGGCTTCATTAGCTTTAGTAATAATGCCTAACTCTCCAGCATTATGGTTTGCAGCAGGAATGTTATGGATTATGGATGCGTCAATCAACATTTCAATGGAACCATTCAGAGCTTTTGTTGGTGATATGCTTCCATCTGAGCAAAGAACAATTGGATTTTCGATGCAAAGTTTTTTCATTGGAACAGGAGCAATCATTGCTTCGGCTTTGCCTTATATGATGACAAACTGGTTTGGAATTTCCAACACTGCACCTGAAGGAGAAATTCCTGCTTCAGTGAAATTTTCTTTTTATATAGGTGCAGCAGTTTTCTTTCTCGCAGTATTATGGACAGTAATCAGCACAAAGGAATATTCACCGGAGGAATTAAAAAAATTTTCTGAGGAAGATAAATCAAGAAAACACCACGAAACCTCATCCAGAATTGATGAAAGGATTCCGCACAATAGATTCATTAGGCTAGGAATTATCTGGTCATTGATTGGGATAATTGGCTCTGTTATTCTTCATTTTGTACTACACGAAAATGATTATGGATTGTATGTGTTGTTCGTTGGCTCAGTAATATTTGGAGCTCTTCAGATTATTGCAGGAATGCTTACAAGCAAAGGAAAAACAGAAGGTGGATTTGTCGTTATTCTTAATGACTTGTACAAAATGCCGAAAACTATGCGTCAGCTTGCCGTTGTTCAGTTCTTTAGTTGGTTTGCTTTGTTCGCAATGTGGATTTACACTACTCCTGCAGTAACACATCATATTTACGGTGCAACAGATCCAACTTCTGAATTATACAATGAAGGAGCAGATTGGGTTGGAGTTTTAATGTCAGTTTATAATGGTTTTGCAGCAGTGATGGCTTTTGTTCTGGTTTGGCTTGCAAAGAAAACAAACCGCAAAACAGTTCATATGATAAGTTTAATTATAGGTGGAATTGCTTTTGCATCTTTTTATGTTATTAAAAATCCACAACTACTTCTGATATCTGAATTGGGAATCGGACTTGCCTGGGCTTCAATTCTTGCAATGCCTTATGCTATTCTTGCCGGCTCTTTACCTCCTGAAAAGATGGGAGTATATATGGGCATTTTCAATTTCTTTATCGTGATTCCACAAATAACCGCAGCAGCTATTCTCGGATTTTTTGTAAGAGAAATTTTCTCCGGCGAAGCAATTTATGCATTATTACTCGGTGGAATATCAATGATTATTGCCGGTTTGATGGTAATGTTTGTTGATGATATTGATTGA
- a CDS encoding EamA family transporter: MIYLLLAIICSSSLALILKQGNVKKSNTAILINANYLTASVLSLIFVFYKGSLTISLQAFLFALFLGYLFAATFFIYSKAVGLAGTALATVSARLSVLIPVLFSIILYGESPNIKMIFGFAMALVTLYLFYLSLKNHDGKPHSKGSYLILILLLFGIGLVDFSMKIFERNFPSEEKGTFVFTIFFSAFIYTLGYILYKKIKFESHTFKLGLLLGLPNVLAIQFVLAALSELEAIVVFPIQNIGVIVFTAITAYIIWKEKINNYGIAALIAGIISIILLRI; this comes from the coding sequence ATGATTTATCTTCTTCTAGCGATTATTTGTTCGAGCAGTCTTGCATTGATTCTTAAACAGGGAAATGTTAAAAAATCAAACACGGCTATTCTGATAAACGCGAATTATCTGACTGCCTCTGTACTTTCTCTTATTTTCGTTTTTTATAAAGGTTCATTAACAATATCATTACAAGCGTTCTTATTTGCATTGTTTCTCGGATACTTATTTGCAGCTACATTCTTTATCTACTCAAAAGCAGTTGGACTTGCTGGAACTGCATTAGCAACTGTCAGTGCAAGATTATCAGTTCTGATTCCCGTTTTGTTTTCGATAATCCTTTACGGAGAATCACCCAACATCAAAATGATTTTTGGATTTGCGATGGCTTTGGTTACTCTTTATCTGTTTTATCTGTCATTAAAAAATCATGATGGCAAACCACATTCAAAGGGAAGTTATTTAATTCTGATTTTGTTGTTATTTGGAATCGGTTTGGTTGATTTCTCAATGAAAATATTTGAAAGAAATTTTCCATCAGAAGAGAAAGGAACTTTTGTCTTTACAATTTTCTTCTCAGCATTTATTTATACTTTGGGTTACATTCTTTATAAGAAAATTAAATTCGAGTCACACACATTTAAATTAGGTTTGCTGCTTGGACTTCCAAATGTTTTAGCAATACAGTTTGTTTTAGCCGCATTAAGTGAATTGGAAGCGATTGTAGTTTTCCCAATTCAGAATATCGGTGTGATTGTGTTTACTGCTATTACGGCGTATATAATATGGAAAGAAAAAATTAACAATTATGGGATTGCAGCATTAATCGCCGGAATAATTTCAATAATATTATTGAGAATTTAA
- the smpB gene encoding SsrA-binding protein SmpB, which yields MDKQAEEKNITVNRKARHDYHILQTFEAGIVLVGTEVKALREGKANLVDSYATVKNGEVWLVSAHISEYKQGNINNHNPTRDRKLLLNKSEIRKLIGKTKEKGLTLIPLRMYFKNGRVKVELAIAKGKKSYDKRETIAKRDFQREQERKIKY from the coding sequence ATGGACAAGCAAGCTGAAGAAAAAAATATTACGGTAAATCGAAAAGCCCGACACGATTATCACATTCTTCAAACATTTGAGGCAGGAATAGTTTTGGTCGGTACAGAAGTTAAAGCATTGCGTGAAGGAAAAGCAAATCTTGTTGATAGTTACGCAACAGTAAAAAATGGTGAAGTTTGGCTTGTAAGTGCACATATAAGTGAATATAAACAAGGAAATATCAATAATCATAATCCGACACGCGATAGAAAATTGTTGTTAAACAAAAGTGAAATAAGAAAACTTATCGGAAAGACTAAAGAAAAAGGTTTAACGCTTATTCCTTTAAGAATGTATTTCAAAAATGGTCGTGTGAAAGTCGAGCTTGCAATAGCAAAGGGTAAAAAATCTTATGATAAACGGGAAACGATTGCTAAAAGAGATTTTCAACGTGAGCAGGAACGAAAAATTAAATACTAA
- the tyrS gene encoding tyrosine--tRNA ligase: MIKFPSVNEQMDLIRRGAVEIIPEEELVQKIERSIKSGKPLNIKLGCDPSRPDLHIGHSVVLRKLAQFQQLGHQAILIIGDFTGMIGDPSGRNSTRPALTLEQTRINGESYFQQASKILDKNKTKIVYNSEWLGKMTFEDVIKLASKYTVARMLERDDFTKRYKAGEPISIHEFLYPLAQAMDSVAIQSDVELGGTDQKFNLLVGRDIQREYGVEPQVILTMPLLVGTDGIEKMSKSYDNYIGISDTPEQIFGRTMSIPDTLIYTYFELATDVSNERLKEIKAALEDGKTNPRDLKRELARTLISMYYDEETAIKAQEEFDKIFIKKEIPDEIDVFHIEENTEINILDLLLLVKFAPSKGEAKRLVQQGGVSIDGEKISDVHQSIKIKSGMILKVGKRKFLKLTKKGK; the protein is encoded by the coding sequence ATGATAAAATTTCCATCCGTAAATGAACAAATGGATCTCATCAGACGAGGTGCTGTAGAGATAATTCCTGAAGAAGAATTGGTTCAGAAAATTGAACGGTCAATCAAATCCGGAAAACCACTTAACATAAAATTAGGTTGCGATCCAAGTCGTCCTGATCTTCATATTGGTCACTCAGTTGTGTTAAGGAAACTTGCTCAGTTCCAGCAACTTGGTCACCAGGCAATTCTTATTATTGGTGACTTTACAGGAATGATTGGTGATCCTTCCGGAAGAAATTCAACAAGACCGGCATTAACTCTTGAACAAACAAGAATAAACGGTGAAAGTTATTTTCAGCAGGCATCTAAAATTCTGGATAAGAATAAAACTAAAATTGTTTACAACTCTGAATGGCTTGGTAAAATGACTTTCGAAGATGTGATAAAACTCGCCTCAAAATACACTGTTGCAAGAATGCTTGAGCGAGATGATTTCACAAAGCGTTACAAAGCTGGTGAACCAATCAGCATACACGAGTTTCTTTATCCGCTTGCTCAGGCAATGGATTCAGTGGCGATTCAAAGCGATGTTGAACTTGGAGGAACGGATCAGAAATTTAATTTACTTGTTGGAAGAGACATTCAACGAGAATACGGCGTTGAACCTCAGGTAATTTTAACGATGCCATTACTTGTCGGAACAGATGGAATTGAAAAGATGAGTAAATCTTATGATAATTATATTGGAATTTCTGATACACCAGAACAAATTTTCGGAAGGACAATGTCAATTCCTGACACACTGATTTACACATATTTCGAACTTGCTACCGATGTTTCAAACGAAAGACTGAAAGAAATAAAAGCTGCACTTGAAGATGGCAAAACAAATCCGCGCGATTTGAAGCGCGAGCTTGCCAGAACTCTCATTTCGATGTATTATGATGAAGAAACTGCTATTAAAGCACAGGAAGAGTTCGACAAAATATTCATCAAAAAAGAAATTCCTGATGAGATTGATGTATTTCATATTGAAGAAAACACAGAAATCAATATTTTAGACCTGCTTCTTTTAGTTAAGTTTGCACCATCAAAAGGCGAAGCCAAAAGATTAGTTCAGCAAGGTGGAGTTTCAATTGATGGTGAAAAAATATCCGATGTTCATCAGAGCATCAAAATCAAATCAGGAATGATTCTTAAAGTAGGTAAACGAAAATTTCTTAAACTAACAAAGAAAGGAAAATGA